TAGCCCTAGTTATGTATCTAGGATTCATCCTCCTATTTATGCGGTATCTTGAGCATCCAGAACAGAGAACTCGCATATTCGGCACAATGTTAATTCTGTATACTGCAGTAACAATAACCCATTACAGGTTCCCCACACTAATTTTGGGCAATACTCTAATTTTTGGAGTTTTTATAACCTTTGTGGGATTGGTGTCTACAGGTATAGAACATAAAAAAACAAGTAGGACTCTTTTCATAGTTTCTGGGCTACTTTTTATTGTTCTATATTTCCAACCATTCTATTGGAGTACACTAAAGCAAAAAGGAGAAAATTATCTTGATATTTTACTCCTTGTTGAGTATCTCATAAACATTTTATCAGGACAACGCGAAGCTGGAGGGCCCACACTTGGGTATACGCCTATACTGACAACTCTACAAAAATATGACATATACATGATGTTCACTTCATGGATCCTTCTCATTATATTGCTGGCAATATTTGTCATAAAATCATTTAAATTAGAAAAGTACGACCCCAGTTTATACTTACAACTACTATTTCTATGGAGCGTTGGCTCAACAGTCGTGTATAACTTTACATACTTCTTATACTATCAGGGATTAACAGGGTTGTCAATATACGAGCCGTGGATTCTTGTTATATCTTCTGTTCTAATCATAATAAGAGCTAGAAAAGATATCTATCCCAAATTGATAATATCTATAGCAAATATCGTCATTATAATTTTCTGTTTGACTTTAGTTACTAATAGCTCGTTAATATTGTACCAAGCTGTAGTATATCCCCCACATCCCGATCCCCCAAGATATCAGACAGATACAGCCTTGCCATTTTTATGGAATATGGGGATGTCCACCCTCAATGGTGGTGGAATAGTTATCGGTTCGTCCTTTTCTGTATCGGCGGAAATATATGAACAAACTGCCAAGCATAACACACTTATGCTCCCCTATATAGGTTCCAGACGAATAGTAGATGAAGTACTGCAATACCGTGAAACCTCAGACATGGATAGATTTTTAAGTAATCTCAAAAATCGCAATGATTTCTTAGTGATAACTAAATATGAGGAGAGAAAAGGACTTAGTAGTGATGTCTTTCGCCTAAAATCCTACCTCTTGTCAAATGAAGTCCAAAATGTAAAATTATCATTTGACTGGATTTATAACTCAGAGTTGGTTATAATACTTGACTCTAGAGGAAGATGAGAAACTTGCCTCTCCAAATCTTCCCAGTCAACTTTACAATAAAATAAAAAGAGACAGGGGGAATGTGGCATGGAGTACCCAAATGTCATATTCATCGTAATTGATACCCTAAGAGAAGACTATTCCACGTCCCTGAAGGAGAACCTCAAAAAACTCGGTTTTGTCGAGTATAGTTGTACTATAGCCCCTGCATCGTGGACAGTTCCAAGCCATGCGTCAATATTTACAGGACTATACCCAGCTCTACATAAGGCTCATGAAACAAAACACAAAAAAGGCTTTGGGATAAGACTAAAGTATGACAACACTTTAAGTAAAATTCTTTCAAGTCTTGGCTATAATACTTATCTGTTTACAGCAAATCCATATATAAGACCAAGTTTAGGGTTTGGAGGGTTTGACTACTTCTATGAGATGGGGGGATGGTCACCCAGAATTCCTGTATTATCATATGACGACTTCGTGCTCCTTGAAAAACTAAAGCGCAAAGCGAATAACAACACTATGCAATTAGTTAAAACTCTCTTGCTTAAACATCCTACCCTACTTATGAGAGGGGTTGTATCTAAGGTATTATCCCCCTTAAATCGCGTTTATGAAAAAGTAGTAGCTCACTTTATGGGGTGGCCATTAGACAAGGGAGCTAATCGTCTTATAAAACTTCTCAAAGGTTGTAAGTTCGACAAAAATTCTCCAAATTTCATTTTTATAAACCTATTAGAGGTACATGAGCCCTATTTTTTAGGAGACAATGTAGAGGAGGTTCGTAAAAACCTTTTAACAAGACAACTTAATACCAAGTATGTCATAAAATGGAGACAAATGTATCCAAAAGAAGTAGAATATGTTTCCCAAAAAATTGTTGATATACTTGGAATCCTCAAGGAAAAAGGAATTTTTGATAATTCCCTTATTATAATCACAAGTGACCACGGTCAATTATTGGGTGAACATGGAAGAATTGGACATGGGACGTTTCTATACGATGAGCTCCTAAGAGTCCCTTTACTAATTAAATATCCTAAAGACTCACAAATCAAAGTTACAAAAAAAGCTGAAGAATACGTCAGCCTAGTATCTCTAAAGCCATTCATCCTAAATTTCATTGAGAACAAGATAAGTGATGACAGCATATTATATTCAAAGACCGTATTCGCTGAATCGTATGGAATTGGTGGGGTAACAGTTAATCCAAAGACCGAAGAAGAAAAGAGGAATGTTAACGAGTTAGAAAAATACCGCATCGCAATCTATTACAAAAACTTCAAGGGAATCTTTAATATAACTGACTGGAAGTTTGAAGAGATAATCTCGTATAATCCCGAGATAGAGGTCACAGAAGACATCGTGAAACATATGAAGAAGGAAGTCGTGAAGTTCTTGAAAACCGTAACAGTAGCAAAAGTTCCAAAAATCAAAATCTAAACAAACCTCCTTAAAATTTTCTCTATTATTTTTACATCAAATCCCAACTTTTGTTCTATTGCTAAAAACAGCTCAACATCTTCTTTATCCACACTCTTACTTAAGAGTACTAAAAAGAAGTAAACTGCCAAGAACACAACCAAAACTGGAATCGCATACCATATATTCGGCACTTTTAAGTGCAAACTCTCAATTATCCCCAATAAAACAAAACTAATGATCAAAGGTTTCACGTAGTTCCAGCTGAAAGGATGGATTTTAGTCCTTTGATAAAGCCAGAACGACCTAAACACATTGGCGACAAAATAAGAAACAGCAGTCGCCACAGCCGCTCCTACTATCCCGTACTTTGGTATTAAAAGAATGTTTAGTACAACATTAGAAATAACTGCAAACGTATCCCCAATCATGTTAAGCTTTGGCTGCCCAATAACAACTAAGCTCAACCCATTCAATCCTAAAAATGTGTGAAACATAAAACCCAAAGCTAAAATCTGAAGCGCTGAAGCCGCTGAAACATATTTTTCTCCAAAGAGGAAGTAGATCACAGCTTCAGGGAATAGAAACATCATACTGAACAAGGGAAGAGTCAGTAAAAATGTCCATTTCGTTAATATTTGATAAGTTCTGCCCAGCTCCTTAAGCTTTCCCTGAGCATAGAGTCTTGATGCTATCGGGACATATAAAACTGAAGTTGAAGCTAAAAAGATGGGAATAAGTCTTGCTAAAGGAGCGGCGGCATTGTATACCCCAACAATTTCTGAGCTTTTATAATAACCTAACATTAATGTATCCGTCCACGTCATCAGGAAGTTTAGAACACCCGAGAACATAAGTGGGATGGAGAAAAGAACTAGCATCTTCCCAAGATTTAAATTTGGCGAGAGTCTAAATTGAAAAAGCCTAATTCTCCACACGCTAAAGGTCAAGGCTAAGAGTGTTAAACCCTGCGCAATGACGTAGGCAAGAAACACATAAGTAAACGAGGAGTTCAAGAGTACCCCAATTAAAACAAGAACCAAAAATACAGTCGGATAAATTATATTCTGAAAATAAACCTGCTCCCTGACCCTTCCAAATCCATGAGAAATAGAAATTATCACAGTGGTTAACGCCCAAAAAGGTAGAGCAAAAACTACTATCTGCAGAGCATGAACCAGCCTCTCATCTTTGAAAACTTGAGAAATATTCCCTGCTTCTAAGAATAGAATTGCTGTCCAAATTAAACTGTTCACGGCAACAATCACTAAGGCCGTTGAAATTAAATCCCTAACCCTTGAAGGTTCCCTCTCCCTATAAAACGCAACTTCTCTAGGAAGAGCATTCTGAAATCCAAGTGTAGCCACCACAAGAGCTATGTTCAAAACAGTCAGAGCTAAATTAAATACTCCATACTCACCAGTGGAAAAGTACCTCGCTATCACCGCCCTGCTCAAAAATCCGAAGAACATTGAAATAATCGTCCCGGCAAAAACTATCCCTGTTCCCTTAGCAATCTTCTGTAGGGCTTTGCTTGCTTCACTCATGGGCTTCACCTTTCCAATTCATGATACCTTTATGAGCCCTTTATGATACCTTTGAGCCCTTTAGCATATAGTAAGTACCCCTTCCCGTAACTCCGACTCTTTTTAAAATCCCTTTCTTGACAAGACTGTCCAGTTCTCTGGAAGCTGTCGGTTTTGATACTCCAAACAATCCCTGATACTCCTTATTGCTAATCCTCCCCTTCTTCTTTACATAGAGCACAGCTCTAATCTGCCTGTCATTTAAACCCAGCTTTCTCAGGTAATCTTCAGTATAAATATCCTTTCTCAAAAGAACCACAAATCCCCCAGCCTCCTCCCTAAACTCAGGCTCGGGTAAACCATTCTCCAGACAGAGACGAACTATCTTAAACGTTCCTGTTCCCCACCTCTCGATCAGTCCGGCATAGTAGAAAACCTGAGCAATCTTGGGGTTTCTCAGCTTGGAAGGATGTGTTTCCTTTTTTAAATCTTCAATAACAATTCCAGGAGGTAGTTCCCCAGGATTCCAGATCCAGATGGAGTCATCAAAAATCTTAATCTGCACGTTGCTCGGGTCAGTGTAGTCCCTGTGAATCAGGGCGTTTATTATGGCTTCCCTAAGGGCATCTAAGGGATAATCCCAGATTTCCTTTCTCCTCAGCTCCCCCTCAAACTCATACCTAACTCCAATATGGCTCATTATCACTTTCATGACTTCTTCAACTTGGGTAAAGAGATTTCCTCCAATCTCTTTGTCGTCTATGATTGTTATCGGATCCTTAAAGCGCCCTATTCTGACCTTAGCTTGGATATAATACCTCTGCGGCTCTTTTCCAAAGAGCAGTAGCGCAGCGTTGGTTATCTTCCCATCTTCCAAAAGCCCCAGTTTATCGAGAATTGACTCAACGTCCTCGTTTTCATTGATGTATGGCAACCTATTTCTAGCCATATGAACGAACTTTCTGATAGTTTCCTCATCCAGATCTTCCAACGTTGCAGAAGATGGCAGAGAATCCCACGTGATCCCAGATTTCTGAAGGAAGAATCTCTGCAAATCCTCCCAGCCCATCTCAACGGTCTGGGCTCCAACCCTTTTATAATATCTCCCCTTAAATGAAATTGGAACAGGTGATTTAGAAACGTCAATAATGACAACTTTCTTTCCACCAATCTCTTCAACTTTTATGGACGGATTTATTCTAAGATTGTGCCTTATTGATCTGGCTAAACTATCTAAGTCCCCAGAAAAGCCAAAAACCTTACCATCATTGCTAACACCAAGGAGCAAAATCCCACCGTCAGTGTTAGCAAATGCTGACAGCGTCTTGTAAACAGAATCATTCAGCTTCCGCTTAAACTCAATGGTTTCACTCTCGCCTTTCTTAATCAGGTCTTTAACATCCATTTAATCACCAGATGTAAAAACGATCTGGGGAATTAATAGCTTTTTGGTTCTGGAGGTGTGGCGCGAAGCGCCGGGATAGAAAAATAAAACGGGGGTTTAAGGGGCGGAGCCCCTTTGCCTAAAACACCAATTTAGAGCTTGACTTGCTTCATCCATGGGTGTCACCTTTCCAATTCATGAGACATTTATGGAGCCCTTTATTCCCTCAGTCAACCAAAATACAGATCTCTTCTACTCTTGGATTATCTCAACGTCTAAGTTCTGAAAATGTCTGTCAAACGTGTATATCTCTTTAATGTTGAGTTCTTTCATTTTGAGATAAGCTAGGGCGTCATTTACACTTATTCCTTTTTCTTTAGAAAACAGAACTGCTTTCAAATATTCCTCCACAGATACGGGGAGAATTTTAACATTCTCAGCGAGGAGTAGGTTTTCTAAAAATCTTACCGCAGTTGTGAGATTTACCTTTGTCTCCAAGATGTTTGCAATCTCACTTAAGTGTATCAATGTTGTCACAACTTTCTCTCCATTTTCAACCCTTAGAAGGATCTTTTTGGCTTTTTCTTTCTTGTTAAGAAGGTCCTTACTTGTATCCTTTTTTGGCTTTATCATCGCATAAAGAAAAACATTGCTGTCAATGAACCTCATTCATACTCCTCCGCAAGTTCTTTCAAAAGTTCTTTTTCAATGTCCTCCCCAATATCTTCCACCTCGATTATATCGAAGAACTCTGAAAGTTTTGGCCTTCTCCTTGGTAAAATCTCTATCTTATCCTCGAATTCAATTAGGATTACCTCATTACCCCACCTTTTCCGCCATTCTTTTGGTAAAACAATTCTTCCCTGACTATCAATCCGCTTAACTTCCATGCTCATAATAATATCACCATGTTAGGATAATGCAACCATATTAATAAGAGTTATGGAAGCTAACTTGGTCCGTTCATAGGGTTTATGTTTAACCTATTCAGCCGTTAATGATTTCCTCAAGCTCTCAAAGCGTTTCTTCCCAAGCTTTCAGAGCGTCCATGTAATATGTGGATAGGTTCAAAGGGCAAAGCTCAGTTATCTAAAGACATCTAGAGATATCCTTTCTCCTTCAAATACTCTCCCAAAGTTTCTCTCCAATGTTTCATCTTCAGCAATTTTTCCAGCTTCTCATTCTTTAACGCTGAAAACTTCGGCCTCTTTGCCAACCTCTTAAGCTCACTTGAGTTTATAGGCTTCACTCTAACATCCCAGCCCAGAATCCCAAATATCGCCTTAGTGGATTCATACCAACTACAATATCCTTCATTCACCATGTGGTAGATGCCAAAGCTCGGTCTTAGCCTTAAAAGCTCCCCCAGAGCCCTCGCGATGTCCTTGGTATATTGCCTCAATTACTGCATTCTCCTTTTGATTTACTAGTTGATAATTTCATCCAGCTTTTCTTTGCTTTCAATTAGGATAATTCCTTCCCCCTACATGCCTCCCTAAAGTCACTGTCAAATGATATCAAATACTTAATTCCATAAAAACTTGCAGGTAGCTAAAATTATAGCATCGTTAGGCAGAATACCGTAAATATCCATTAATGTCACTGCATCTTCTCCAATAAGCACATTGTCTGGAAGATACAAAAACTTGCCGAGAACTGCATAAAGCGGGCTTTTATCAACGTTTTTAACGAGTTCCGGTTTGTGCTTCAAAGTGTAGCTTTTCTCACCAGTTTCATCCTTCAAATATCTTATTGAAACTTCAGTTAAAACAATTCCATTTATGAAATCTTACCAGCATTTTCTGCAATCTCTATATTATTTCTCTCGCGTTCTCATATCCATAAAAATAGTTCAGTATAACATTGCTGTCAATGAAGAACCTAAACCTCCCACTCGGCATAAATATCAGCCTCAATCTCATTAACGCTTTTCCTTTTTCCCTTTAAAATCCCAAACGTACTCTTAAAATCAGCCTTTGAAAGCCTTTTCACAATTAACTTTGCCTCTTTCTCAAGGAAGGACTTAACAACATCCTCCATACCATCTGGAACATTAAGTGTGATCACAACTTTGCCCACATTTTTCACCTCCCGTACCTCCCGTATCTTTTGATAATAGCTTAATAATAGCTAAGAACTAAAAGATTACGCAAAATAAGTTATATTTTTATCCCCATAAAATCATAGAATTCCAGTAATTTGCGCAAATTCTTTCCCTTAAACTTCTCATGAAGCTTCTAACACTGTACTCAATCATAACCTCCCTCTCGATGAATATATTCCAACGGTCTTTTGAGCTTGATGTTTGTACCCATACCCTCACCATAAAAAGATTATGTGAGTCCCTGGTCATATTTCATTTATTACTGTCACGATACTCTCTCACGTACTTTCTCGCAGTCCCCCTTTCGGTTTTTGGTAAGTTTGAAAGCATCAAGTCAATTTCCTCCAAGGCCTTCTTTTTCCTGTATTCCCTAACTTTGGCTTCAATAAATTTCCTAATTTCCTCACTCCAATTAATGTCAACATCTTTCATCTTCTTCTTAAGCTCACGAGGAATCCTAAAGCTGACAACTTCCATATACGACACCCGAATACACTATCGTATCACAGATGTATAAACATTTTGAGTCACCTAAAACAGCTCATTTTTCTCAATTAACTCCCTCAAAGTTGGCCATCCCTTATCTTTCCCCGAGAGTATTTGAGTGTTTATGGCTATCTTATATTTACCTCAGGGTCATTCCATATCAACCCCCTTCATAATCGGGAGCATAAACGTTATTCCTTATAAACGACTTCAGCAACATCACTTAGCACAAGGAAGCCGTGGGCGAAGCTCCTCGATATGTAGAGTTGCTGAGTGGTTATCCTGAATAAAATCCCCCTTTATTCCAGCTTTTTCGAAGCTAGGCTTCCTGTAAGTCTGCATGAAGAGGCTCCTCTCGTCTTCAAAGACCTTGGGCTTTATTAATATTACATTCTGGGATTCCCAACCTTTTGAACTCGAATGGCATTGCTACAACCTTGGCTTCTAATTGGTGGATTATGAAACTTTTCAAGATATCATCATGCATCACTATCTTCGAAGAGCTTGAGCAGGGAGCAACCTTCCTATATAGGTTTTATCAAAATCGGAATCAAAGCTTACAATCTTAAGATTATATTTTCTGGCCAAGGTGTATTGGTATGCATCGTCAAAGTCCAGATTGAATCTCTCCGCTGCATTAATAACGCTTCCAAAGTCAAAAGGAGACAGCCGCAAAAGTGTCACTCCTCCTTCCAAAAGGACATCTTCCACAAAATCTGAAAAGACGGTATATTTTTTCTGTCTGAACAAAATTATTCCAATAGAATAAAGAGAAAAGTCTGAAATTTGTAAATGTTCTGTTGGCGTTTTTGTCAAAAACTCTTCTGCCTCACTTGCTTTTTCTTGGTTAAGAAAATCTCAAGGAACACATTGGTATCAACTAGATACATCTACCCCCACCATTCAAGAGCTTTATGTTGAAGTTCTACAGAAGAGTACTTATCTCTTAATTCTTCTAAGGCTCCTTTCCATGTAAGTTTGAGCTGTCCTCGCTTTTTCTTCGCTTTCTTTTCTAACAAAAATTCTATATAGTCTATAACTTCTCTCTTGAGATCATCAGGTAACTTTTGGAAAAGTTCATACGCATTTTCCATTGTCATCCCTTACTAAATAATGTACCTGCAATGTTTTAACCTTATCCCCTCACCTTATGACGCTATTGCAATTAACGCATCATTGGGTAGGGTTTGTGCTTTTTCATAACTTCCCTCCATTCACTAACCTCCTGATAGTCAGGTAAGATTGCAATACCGTTCTGGTTGTCTGCTACAAGTGGCATGGATGGAACTTTTGCATGACTCGTAGCGGACAACCTTTCGGGGAGAAGGGTAACTCCTCACATCTTCAAGATTCTGTGCCCATTCGGGCTTAGTTTCCTCCCACATATTGGGCACAGAGTGGAAGTGTAGGCAGGATTTACAAAGACAACCCTAATCCCCCTTAGTTTAGCCTTGTATTCAATGATGGACTGGAGTTTCCTAAAACCCTCCTGTGCAGACGGCCATTCAACTCGGCAGAATACTTTATTGAGCCCCTAACCTCACTCAAATCCTCTAGGGTTGACCTTAAGCCTATAAAGTCCTCTGAATATCCAACGAAGGCCAGGAGGCCAAAGTTCTCAGCCTTAAGCATTGAGAAGATAAAGAGGTATGGGATTAAAATGAGGCACTGGAAGAATGCTTTGAGGGCATACCTAATTGAAAAGGGGTATATAAAACATTAGGGCTCAAGTTTAGCTATTTAATCAGGGAATTATAATCCTGGGATGTGCTCCATGGCACGTCTACTTGTTATAGGCTCCCTGTTGTTGGTACCTTTTCAGTTTCATCCGTTCCAATCACTGTCAACCTAAGGACATTTATAGCAACTTTGTCATTAATGATAAAATTGCTTCCAATTTGTTTTGTTGGGTCTCTCCTTGATAAGTGAGCGTAATATCTAAAATGCAAGGACGTTCGCTCCCTATTGTGAGTATCATATTTCGGTTCGGGAAAATTTCAAATCCTAAGAGCCTTAAAGGTGTGCTCCAGCAAGAACCTGAAAATAGGTTTAAATTGTAAGACAAGGATCTAATAATAGTGGATGCGAGGTAGATTAAAAGTAAATTAAAATTGACTGTGGTGACGATATTTCCTCAACCCTCTAAGAGGAGAACAAAGGTGAGAGAATATGAAAGAGAAAGTTAAGTTTAAGCCTGTGGATTATGATCCCATAGTTGATTCACTTTTCGTAAGGGTACCTGAAAGGTTGGAGACGATGTAATCCTAGACTTTGGTCGTCTTTCAGATAAGAACAAAGTTGATGTCATCGGCTTTGAGATACTCGAAGCATCCAAAAAGTTTGGGTTGGACAAACATTTGCTCAGGAATATTAAGAAACTCCACGCGGAGATCAAGATTAGTGAGGACAAGATTGAAATTATGATCTCGATAGTTGTAGTGCAAAGAAAGAGGGAACGGGAGCGCTCAAGAATATTGGAAATGGCAAACGTTGGTCTTCCCATTGCCGTTACTTCAATCAGTGTCTAGGTCTAGTTTTACGTTTTTGCTTCTCTACGTTTCTTGGCAGAATCTCTATCCTATCCCAGAGCCCCATCAGAATCACTTTTCTAACTTCCTACCCTTCTATCCGCAATGCATATAAGTATCGGCACCGATACTTAGTATCGGGGGCGATACCTTGCTCTTCGATCCAAGACCTAAGGAGAGGAGGGAAGACTTATTTGATAGGGAGAGGGAACTAACTGAACTCATTACATCAATATCAAAATACCCGATAACCTTACTCCTTGGAATAAGGAGGACTGGAAAATCTTCCATTATCAAGGTTTCGCTAAATGAGAGTGATGTAATTGGAATTTATGTTGACGTTAGAAAGGCAATGAGAGGTGGTAGAGTTTCCGAGGAAAGGCTTAAACTCCAACTCTTAGGGAGCATTAGGAGGTTAAAGATAAAAGAGCCGGGATTCAAACTTGAAGTTGTCCCCTTAGACTTGACCGACATATTCGACCTGTTCAACTCCTACGGGAAGAAAAGGAAGAAGACTGTAGTTTTGGTGTTTGATGAGGCGCAGTACTTTAGATTCTATGGGCCTAGAGGTGGTAAGGATTTCCTGTTGGCGGTTGCGTACTCTTACGACAACCATGAATGGGTGAGATTCCTCTTTTCCGGCTCTGAGGTTGGCTTACTCCATGACTTCCTGGGGTTTGAGGATTCTAAGGCTCCACTCTTTGGTAGGATATACAACGAAATAACTTTGGAGCCCTTCCCCAGGGATC
The window above is part of the Pyrococcus sp. NA2 genome. Proteins encoded here:
- a CDS encoding sulfatase-like hydrolase/transferase, producing MEYPNVIFIVIDTLREDYSTSLKENLKKLGFVEYSCTIAPASWTVPSHASIFTGLYPALHKAHETKHKKGFGIRLKYDNTLSKILSSLGYNTYLFTANPYIRPSLGFGGFDYFYEMGGWSPRIPVLSYDDFVLLEKLKRKANNNTMQLVKTLLLKHPTLLMRGVVSKVLSPLNRVYEKVVAHFMGWPLDKGANRLIKLLKGCKFDKNSPNFIFINLLEVHEPYFLGDNVEEVRKNLLTRQLNTKYVIKWRQMYPKEVEYVSQKIVDILGILKEKGIFDNSLIIITSDHGQLLGEHGRIGHGTFLYDELLRVPLLIKYPKDSQIKVTKKAEEYVSLVSLKPFILNFIENKISDDSILYSKTVFAESYGIGGVTVNPKTEEEKRNVNELEKYRIAIYYKNFKGIFNITDWKFEEIISYNPEIEVTEDIVKHMKKEVVKFLKTVTVAKVPKIKI
- a CDS encoding flippase; the protein is MSEASKALQKIAKGTGIVFAGTIISMFFGFLSRAVIARYFSTGEYGVFNLALTVLNIALVVATLGFQNALPREVAFYREREPSRVRDLISTALVIVAVNSLIWTAILFLEAGNISQVFKDERLVHALQIVVFALPFWALTTVIISISHGFGRVREQVYFQNIIYPTVFLVLVLIGVLLNSSFTYVFLAYVIAQGLTLLALTFSVWRIRLFQFRLSPNLNLGKMLVLFSIPLMFSGVLNFLMTWTDTLMLGYYKSSEIVGVYNAAAPLARLIPIFLASTSVLYVPIASRLYAQGKLKELGRTYQILTKWTFLLTLPLFSMMFLFPEAVIYFLFGEKYVSAASALQILALGFMFHTFLGLNGLSLVVIGQPKLNMIGDTFAVISNVVLNILLIPKYGIVGAAVATAVSYFVANVFRSFWLYQRTKIHPFSWNYVKPLIISFVLLGIIESLHLKVPNIWYAIPVLVVFLAVYFFLVLLSKSVDKEDVELFLAIEQKLGFDVKIIEKILRRFV
- a CDS encoding helix-turn-helix domain-containing protein, with translation MDVKDLIKKGESETIEFKRKLNDSVYKTLSAFANTDGGILLLGVSNDGKVFGFSGDLDSLARSIRHNLRINPSIKVEEIGGKKVVIIDVSKSPVPISFKGRYYKRVGAQTVEMGWEDLQRFFLQKSGITWDSLPSSATLEDLDEETIRKFVHMARNRLPYINENEDVESILDKLGLLEDGKITNAALLLFGKEPQRYYIQAKVRIGRFKDPITIIDDKEIGGNLFTQVEEVMKVIMSHIGVRYEFEGELRRKEIWDYPLDALREAIINALIHRDYTDPSNVQIKIFDDSIWIWNPGELPPGIVIEDLKKETHPSKLRNPKIAQVFYYAGLIERWGTGTFKIVRLCLENGLPEPEFREEAGGFVVLLRKDIYTEDYLRKLGLNDRQIRAVLYVKKKGRISNKEYQGLFGVSKPTASRELDSLVKKGILKRVGVTGRGTYYMLKGSKVS
- a CDS encoding type II toxin-antitoxin system VapC family toxin, translated to MRFIDSNVFLYAMIKPKKDTSKDLLNKKEKAKKILLRVENGEKVVTTLIHLSEIANILETKVNLTTAVRFLENLLLAENVKILPVSVEEYLKAVLFSKEKGISVNDALAYLKMKELNIKEIYTFDRHFQNLDVEIIQE
- a CDS encoding AbrB/MazE/SpoVT family DNA-binding domain-containing protein; the protein is MSMEVKRIDSQGRIVLPKEWRKRWGNEVILIEFEDKIEILPRRRPKLSEFFDIIEVEDIGEDIEKELLKELAEEYE
- a CDS encoding sugar nucleotide-binding protein, yielding MRQYTKDIARALGELLRLRPSFGIYHMVNEGYCSWYESTKAIFGILGWDVRVKPINSSELKRLAKRPKFSALKNEKLEKLLKMKHWRETLGEYLKEKGYL
- a CDS encoding cbb3-type cytochrome c oxidase subunit II, which encodes MGKVVITLNVPDGMEDVVKSFLEKEAKLIVKRLSKADFKSTFGILKGKRKSVNEIEADIYAEWEV
- a CDS encoding dTDP-4-dehydrorhamnose 3,5-epimerase; the protein is MQTYRKPSFEKAGIKGDFIQDNHSATLHIEELRPRLPCAK
- a CDS encoding PIN domain-containing protein, yielding MTKTPTEHLQISDFSLYSIGIILFRQKKYTVFSDFVEDVLLEGGVTLLRLSPFDFGSVINAAERFNLDFDDAYQYTLARKYNLKIVSFDSDFDKTYIGRLLPAQALRR
- a CDS encoding DUF2281 domain-containing protein encodes the protein MTMENAYELFQKLPDDLKREVIDYIEFLLEKKAKKKRGQLKLTWKGALEELRDKYSSVELQHKALEWWG
- a CDS encoding sugar nucleotide-binding protein, coding for MKSSEYPTKARRPKFSALSIEKIKRYGIKMRHWKNALRAYLIEKGYIKH
- a CDS encoding ATP-binding protein, whose amino-acid sequence is MLFDPRPKERREDLFDRERELTELITSISKYPITLLLGIRRTGKSSIIKVSLNESDVIGIYVDVRKAMRGGRVSEERLKLQLLGSIRRLKIKEPGFKLEVVPLDLTDIFDLFNSYGKKRKKTVVLVFDEAQYFRFYGPRGGKDFLLAVAYSYDNHEWVRFLFSGSEVGLLHDFLGFEDSKAPLFGRIYNEITLEPFPRDLSIEFLREGFREVGLNVPEDDIEGAVDELDGIPGWLVEYGYHYMHTRSHKKALERTLQNALSLIMSELSELEKRSERYITILKAISLGINRWSRIKEYVEARDGPITNARLSALLRNLEKMSWIRSELKNGKKVYKIVDPVVERIIRGL